Part of the Streptomyces antimycoticus genome, TGGCGACGCGCAGCATCTGCGCCGCGCTGCTGCGGCCGGTGGGTACGACGTCGGTGGACGCGGCGTTGCTGCTGGCGCAGATGGTGGTGCCGACGGCGATGCAGCCGGGGTGGGACGCGGCGCTGTCGATGCAGCGGTCGGTCATCCCCTACGAGCGGCTGATCGCGTTGGACGCACGGCTCGAGGGGGCGGCTGCCCGGCCGGTGATCATGCCGGAGACCGTGGTGGTGGACCAGGGCCGGGTGTACGTGTCGGCTTCGTTCGTCTCGGCGTGCGAGAGCCTGGGGGTGTCGGTGCAGCCGGTGCCGCCGGCGAACGGCCCGGCGAAGGGGAACGTGGAGCGGACCTTCCGCGCCATCGCCGACGGGTTCAGCCAGTACCTGCCGGGCCACACCGGCTCGGATGTCTCCCAACGGGGCGCGGCCGCGGAGCGGGATGCGTGCTGGAGCCTGGCGCAGCTTCAGGAGTTGCTGGACGAGTGGGTCATCTGCGGGTGGCAGGAGCGCCGGCACGAGGCGCTGCGGCACCCGATGATGCCGCAGGTCGCCGTCTCACCCAACGAAATGTGGGCGGCGCTGGTGGCGGTGACGGGGCATGTACCGGTGCCCTTGTCCGCCGACGACTACGTCGAGCTGCTGCCCTTGCGGTGGCTGGCGATCAACGACTACGGCGTCCGCTTCGGCTACCGCACCTACGACCACCCCGGCCTGAACCCCTACCGGCGCCGCCGCTCACCGCGGGCGGACAAGCACGGACGGTGGGAGGTCCACCACAACCCCTACGATCCGAACCGGGTGTGGGTGCGCCTGCCCAAGGGATGGCTGGAGGTGCCGTGGGTTCACGCGGCGGCGGTTCGGCGCCCGTTCACCGCGTTCACCTTCGACCACGTCCGCTGCACTGTGGAACGCCGGCATGGCCGTGAAGAGCACGAGGCGGCGATCGCCCAGGCGCTGGATGCGCTGCTGCGCCGTGCCAGCCAGGGACTGGGCAGCAGGCGGGAGCGGACGGTAGCCGCCCGGGCCCAGGCGGCCGCGCAGATGACCGATCCCTTCCCCGCCGCCACCCCGCGGCAGTGGCCTGCATCTCTCGCGCCGGGGGCCTCGTTCGGGCTGCCCGGTTCCTTCACCGTCCCGCTTCAGGATGCCGGCGGCTGGGACACCGACAGCCTGGACGACATCGAGGACGACCCGGACGGCGAGGACTACCTTCTCGCCGGGCTCGCCGACGGCCAGGACGCCGCGGCAGGCGACGCGGATGAGGCCGAAGCATCCGGTCCGACGGCCGAAACGGCCCGGGACCAGGCCGCTGAGCAGACGCTGGACGCCGCCGGGGCGGGCGGCCTGCGCATCTACGACCCGTACATGGAGGCCCAGGCATGGTGACAGCGGCCCAGCCCGCCACCACGAGCACGTTCAGTCCGCTGACCACATGGGACGGGTGGCAGCAGTTCGTCGACACGCCCCACGCACCGGCACGGGAGGCCGACGACCAGGAGTGGACGCTGGAGCAGCGGGAGGACTACCACGCGCGGTTCGTGGTGCTGAAGACCCCCGCCATGGACACCGTCTCCACCGCGGTACGCCGTCTGCTGCTGCTCAACCGCGGCCAGCAGGGCGGAGCCAGGCGCGGACTGATCATCTCCGGGCCGGCGACCACCGGGAAGACCACCGCGATGCAGCAGCTCGGGCGCACCGTGGAACTCGCTGACCGGCGCCGCCATCCGAACCAGGACGGGCGTCTGCCGGTGCTGTTCATCACCGTGCCGCCATCCTCCACTCCGAAGATGCTCATCAGCGAGTTCGCCCGCTTCCTGGGCCTGCCGACGCTGGAGCGGATGAACCAGATCCAGATCACCAACGCCGTGTGCGAGCTGCTGTGCGAGCTGGGCACCCAGCTGGTCCTGGTCGACGACGTGCACCTGATGGACACCCGCAGCCGGGCCGGCGCCGAGACCTCCGACCAGCTGAAGTACCTCGGCGAGCGGATCCCGGCCACCTTCGTCTACTCCGGCATCGACGTCGAATCCTCACCCCTGCTGACCGGCGTGCGCGGCTCCCAGCTCGCCGGCCGCTTCAAAATCGTGCGCAACCAGCCCCTGCGCTACGGCAGCAGCGCGGACAAGCAGATCTGGAATGACCTCGTGCGCAGCATGGACAGCGCCCTGCGGCTGCGCCATCACCGGCCGGGCACGCTGGTCACGCACGCCGCCTACCTGCACGCCCGCACCGGCGGCCGCATGGGCAGCCTCTCCCACCTCATCCGCGAAGCCGCCCTCGTATCCCTGCTGGACGGCACCGAGAAAATCACCAAGAAACGGCTCGAACAGATCGAGCTCGACAGCGCCGCCGAACAACGGGCCCGGGCACCGCACCGCCACCGGATGCCCTCGCCACGCCAGCCCTGACCTGCGTCGTCCGCCTCAACCGTCCGTCCCGATCCCCCGTTTGGCCACTGCTCGGATGCCGGCACATCCGAGCCCGCCAGGAACGACCTCGGCTCCCTCATGCACGACTTTCCTCCACCACAGCTGCAGCCGCCGCGTACGGCGGCGGCACGTCCGGGGCCGGTACGGCTCGCGCCGCTGCGGGGCGAGACGAACCTGTCGTACCTGGACCGGCTGGCCGACCGCTACCGGCTCGGCTTCAGAGACCTCATCCCCGCCCTCCTCCAGGTCGGAGGAGGCCTGTTCAAGGGCTACCGCACGGACGGCGAGGTCTACCTCAACGCCGAAGCCCGCGCCCGCATCTCCGCGTTCAGCCGCGTGCCCGAGGAGATCCTTCAGCGAGCCCTGCCCGCCTGGACCGCCCAAGAACCCCTCTCGCCCGCCGGGGCGGGTGCAGCCGGGCGGTTCCGCTTCGGGAGCGTAGTGCCCTCCGCGGGAGAAGGCTGTCGGCTGTGCACGGCCGCACGCACCGGACGTACCAAGCCTGCACGGCTGTACTTGCAGCCGCACACCCGGATCTGCCCGCGCCACCGGCGCTGGATGCTCGGAACCCACTGGATCGGCGGCGCACCGGCCGGCACCGAGCAGATCGACCTGACGGGGCTGCCGGAGATGATCGCGGCACACCGGCGGCACCTGAATCTGCTGCGCCATCGGCCGGATGCGTCCAAGGCTTTCGAGGTCGCCCATGCCGTGGCCGTCTCCTGGTGGGCACAGCAGTGGTCCGAAGAAGAGCAGTGGCCTCACCGGGTACGCCAACTCACACCTCAGGGGGCCGATCCCGGCTGGTGGCGGCTGCTGGCCAGGGACGCGGTCACCTACCCGGAGACTGTCGCCCTCACCTCGGTCCTCACCGACGAACACACCCGACAGCGGCTGCTCGCCGACACCGGCGGGCATCTCCCGCACACTCTCACGTACGCCCCCGGCCTGGTCGCCGAGCTGGCGCGTGCCACGGACAGGCCTTGGCTGTCTGACCGGCTCGCGTCCACGTCGGCAGGTCCGTTGCTGGTGTGGGTGCAGCAGTGCGTACGGGCCGGCATGGGCTCTACCGTCGCGGGCCCTGTGTGGACCCTTCACATGGCACACCGGCCCCGCAGCATCGCCCGCGAACTCACCGCCTACCGGGAGGCCGCCCACCAGGACGGGAAGACGGCGGACGGTGCGCGGCTGCACCTGGGACTCCGACACACCTCGGACCAGTCATTCACAACCGGCCTGGCCCACGCCCGCGCCTACGCCGCCGTTCACGGCCACCTCGCCGCACCGATCCACAGCCGGTTCAACGGGTTTGCGCTGGGCCGGTGGCTGTCGAACCACCGGAAATCCCCGCGGTACCGCCCGAACACGTCGCGGAACTCGAGGCACTGGATCCGTGGTGGCGGCCGCCTTGGACGGTGATGTGGCAGCGTACCTACTACGAAGCCCGCGATCATGCTCGCACCCGGGGCGGCCTGCGGCCCCAGCGAGGCTTCCCCGCCACCAGCTTCGGCCTGGGAGAATGGCTCTACAACCAGTGCACCGGCTACGCCGACCTGCACCCCGCGCAGCAGCGCCTGCTGTCCGACATCGGCCTCACCCCCGAGGCCGTACAGGCGGCCCGGCCCCGCCGCAAGCACATGGCCACCCACTTCGAACGCACCCTCGCGGGTGCACGCGCCTATGCCCGCACCCACGGCACGCTGGTGACCGCGACCGCCGACACCGTCCAGGACGGATTCAAGCTAGGGCAGTGGCTGGCCAACCAGCGCAGCAAAGACCGGGCCTACCAGCTGCGTCATGGCGCTCCCTCGCCCGCGCGCTGGCGCTGTCGGCGATCGACCCCTGGTGGAACCCGCCCTGGGCCCTGAAGTGGCAGCGCTCCTGGCACCAGGCACACACCCACGTCCAAGACGGTCACGTCCTGGATGCCGCGGCCGGATTCCCCGGCACCAGCAGCGCACTCGCCACGTGGCTGATCAACCAGTGCGCCCAGTACGACACACTCCAGCCCGACCAGCAGGACCTGATCGCCCGGATCGGGCTGACCGCAGACCGGGCCCGCGGCGCGGCCGCACGGCCCGCCGAACGCGAAGCCGACTTCGCCGTCGGACTCGGCTACGCACGCTCCTACCACTCGGCACACGGCACCCTCGCTGCCGCGATCAGCACCGTCCACGACGGGTTTGAGCTGGGGCGGTGGCTGCGCCGGCAACGCCAGCACGCCCGAACCGATGCCGACAGAGGCTCGCCTCAGTCTGCCGCGGCGGAGGCGCTGACCGCCGTCGATCCGTGGTGGTGTCCGCCCTGGAGCATGGCGTGGCAACGCGCCTGGCAGGACATCCACCATCAGGTCCAGGCCGGCCATCAGCTCGACGCCATGCACGAGTTCCGTAGCTTCTCCTCCACCGAGCGGGCCTGGCTACGCCGGCAGATCACCCGCTACGGAGGCCTGCATCCCGGCCAGCAGCGCCTCCTGGCCGACATCGGCCTCACCGAGGAGAGCACCCGCACCCGGTCCGTAACCCCGTATGCGGAGACCGCGCTCGAGCACGCCCGCGGCTACACAGCCACGCACGGCAGTCTGGCAACGCCGTACTGCGCCGTCCACGACGGCTTCCCCCTGGGATCCTGGCTCGCCCGACAACGCCTTCTGGCCCATAACGCGAACACCCCGTACGCCGTTCACCGCGCCCTGACCACGCTCGACCCCTGGTGGAACCCGCCCTGGCCCATGCGCTGGCAGCGCGCCTACCACCACGCCTGCACTACACCCATCAGCTCCACCACCCATTCCTGGGCGTCCGCTCAACGCGCCGCCTGGCGCCGGCTACACCCGCAACAGCGCGCGCTCCTCACCGACATCGGCATCACCCCCGAAAACCGGACAGCCACACGGCGCCGCGAAGCGACCCGCTCCTACCCGCCAAGCCCCGGCCTGGCCCACGCCCGCGCCTGGGCCGAGGGGACCGGCAACCTCTGCGTCCCCAAAAGCGCGCACCATGAGGGCTTTCCTCTGGGGGTCTGGCTGATCCAACAACGCCGCAAAGCAGGCCAACGCCGCCTCTCCCCCGCCACCCTGCACGCCCTCGACACCATCGATCCCTGGTGGAACCCACCCTGGCCCTTCCACTGGCACCGCACCTACCACCATGCCCAGTCCTGCCACCGCACCAGCCAGCCCTACCCGCCACGCATCACCTCATGGATCCAGACCCAACACCGCGACTGGCCACGACTGCACCCTCAGCAGCAACACCTCCTCACCACCATCGGCTTCACCCCGGACTTCACCAGCGACACCTGCTCCACACTCGACAACCGGCGAAACGCATAGCGGTGATCGCCGGACCGGTATTAGCCTCTTTCTTCAGCTTTCGGCAGGAGCGCTACACATGAGCGGTGCAGTCCCGGCAGGCTTTACGTCCGAAGACAAGGACCTGGAGAAGGTTCTCGCCGCGTGCCACGACAGACTGCCTCCTCCCGCCCAGTGGTCAGCCTTCGCCGGCTACCCCCATAGCCTCGCACTCTCAGTGATCGATGCCATTTGGTCGGTCGGCACCCGTTACGCCATCACCACAGGCGTGATCAACCGCTACACCACAGAGCGCAGGCTGATGGGCGCCGACGCCATGGGTGACGACCTGACGGACCTGCTCTCCTTCTACGACCGTCTGGGCGGCATCGACGCCTTCATCCACGACATCGGCACCAGAAATCGCGTCTCCACCCAGCCAGGCGCCCCCCTGAAAGGCACAGCCGTCCAACAGGCCGCAACAGCCCTGTTGGGCCTCGGCATCAACACAGCCGCGCAGTTCCGGGCCGCCGCGACGACCGACCTCGGAGACGAGGCCCGAGCTGCATGGACTGCCGTACCGGGGCAGAGCTCGGGCGTCTCCTGGCGTTATCTGCGCATGTTGCTCGGACTACCGGACGTCAAGCCGGACCGCATGGTGATCCGGTTCATCGCCTCCGCCTTGGGCATCTCCGAGCGCGTGCTCGAGCGCGAACGTGCCGTCCAGCTCGTCTGCGCCGCAGCCGAGCGCCTCGGTGTAGAACCGCCGGCCCTCGACCACGCCATTTGGACCTGGCAGACGACAGGCCACCGCGCGCATGACGGCATCAGTCAAGCGGAGCACCTCAGGGCCCTTGCGCACACGTTCATCGGCGCAGCGTTCCCGATCCTGGCCCAGCAGCGCGTTATCCCAGCCTCCGTCTTCCAGCCTTTCGTCCACGTCGGCCGCGACTACGCAGGCCCGGACCTCATGCACCAACCCGAGTTCCAGGAACTGGAGTCGGCCCTGAAGCAGGCGTATCCCAGGCGGTTCGCGGAGCCGTTGAAAAGACGCCACGCCGAGTTCGCAAACCACTACGTCTTCAGGTTCCTCGAGGCTGCCATCGCGCGGT contains:
- a CDS encoding DDE-type integrase/transposase/recombinase, with amino-acid sequence GRVPPFGQLEALPEQVRERVLAWQRHVREVETGFPDAVGQGAPREQFDPATRSLAQRERAKAEELRAAGWAASAATVRRMRARYRSEGLWGLVDGRVVRERSAVGRADERVVAAVRKVLEGQRERSTGTLVRLRRRVGWLLEEEYGAGVVALPPASTFNRLVHAVADGQGLLGTAAQRRWHASRPAPPFTPTVALRPGELVMLDSTPLDVLAVLDDGVTGRLELSIALDVATRSICAALLRPVGTTSVDAALLLAQMVVPTAMQPGWDAALSMQRSVIPYERLIALDARLEGAAARPVIMPETVVVDQGRVYVSASFVSACESLGVSVQPVPPANGPAKGNVERTFRAIADGFSQYLPGHTGSDVSQRGAAAERDACWSLAQLQELLDEWVICGWQERRHEALRHPMMPQVAVSPNEMWAALVAVTGHVPVPLSADDYVELLPLRWLAINDYGVRFGYRTYDHPGLNPYRRRRSPRADKHGRWEVHHNPYDPNRVWVRLPKGWLEVPWVHAAAVRRPFTAFTFDHVRCTVERRHGREEHEAAIAQALDALLRRASQGLGSRRERTVAARAQAAAQMTDPFPAATPRQWPASLAPGASFGLPGSFTVPLQDAGGWDTDSLDDIEDDPDGEDYLLAGLADGQDAAAGDADEAEASGPTAETARDQAAEQTLDAAGAGGLRIYDPYMEAQAW
- a CDS encoding helicase associated domain-containing protein, encoding MWQRTYYEARDHARTRGGLRPQRGFPATSFGLGEWLYNQCTGYADLHPAQQRLLSDIGLTPEAVQAARPRRKHMATHFERTLAGARAYARTHGTLVTATADTVQDGFKLGQWLANQRSKDRAYQLRHGAPSPARWRCRRSTPGGTRPGP
- a CDS encoding TniB family NTP-binding protein, producing the protein MVTAAQPATTSTFSPLTTWDGWQQFVDTPHAPAREADDQEWTLEQREDYHARFVVLKTPAMDTVSTAVRRLLLLNRGQQGGARRGLIISGPATTGKTTAMQQLGRTVELADRRRHPNQDGRLPVLFITVPPSSTPKMLISEFARFLGLPTLERMNQIQITNAVCELLCELGTQLVLVDDVHLMDTRSRAGAETSDQLKYLGERIPATFVYSGIDVESSPLLTGVRGSQLAGRFKIVRNQPLRYGSSADKQIWNDLVRSMDSALRLRHHRPGTLVTHAAYLHARTGGRMGSLSHLIREAALVSLLDGTEKITKKRLEQIELDSAAEQRARAPHRHRMPSPRQP
- a CDS encoding Helicase associated domain protein: MHDFPPPQLQPPRTAAARPGPVRLAPLRGETNLSYLDRLADRYRLGFRDLIPALLQVGGGLFKGYRTDGEVYLNAEARARISAFSRVPEEILQRALPAWTAQEPLSPAGAGAAGRFRFGSVVPSAGEGCRLCTAARTGRTKPARLYLQPHTRICPRHRRWMLGTHWIGGAPAGTEQIDLTGLPEMIAAHRRHLNLLRHRPDASKAFEVAHAVAVSWWAQQWSEEEQWPHRVRQLTPQGADPGWWRLLARDAVTYPETVALTSVLTDEHTRQRLLADTGGHLPHTLTYAPGLVAELARATDRPWLSDRLASTSAGPLLVWVQQCVRAGMGSTVAGPVWTLHMAHRPRSIARELTAYREAAHQDGKTADGARLHLGLRHTSDQSFTTGLAHARAYAAVHGHLAAPIHSRFNGFALGRWLSNHRKSPRYRPNTSRNSRHWIRGGGRLGR
- a CDS encoding helicase associated domain-containing protein, producing MAGQPAQQRPGLPAASWRSLARALALSAIDPWWNPPWALKWQRSWHQAHTHVQDGHVLDAAAGFPGTSSALATWLINQCAQYDTLQPDQQDLIARIGLTADRARGAAARPAEREADFAVGLGYARSYHSAHGTLAAAISTVHDGFELGRWLRRQRQHARTDADRGSPQSAAAEALTAVDPWWCPPWSMAWQRAWQDIHHQVQAGHQLDAMHEFRSFSSTERAWLRRQITRYGGLHPGQQRLLADIGLTEESTRTRSVTPYAETALEHARGYTATHGSLATPYCAVHDGFPLGSWLARQRLLAHNANTPYAVHRALTTLDPWWNPPWPMRWQRAYHHACTTPISSTTHSWASAQRAAWRRLHPQQRALLTDIGITPENRTATRRREATRSYPPSPGLAHARAWAEGTGNLCVPKSAHHEGFPLGVWLIQQRRKAGQRRLSPATLHALDTIDPWWNPPWPFHWHRTYHHAQSCHRTSQPYPPRITSWIQTQHRDWPRLHPQQQHLLTTIGFTPDFTSDTCSTLDNRRNA